CCACCCCCTGGGCTTTCAGGTCCTACAATCCTCTCCCATTGGCCACCTTAGCCCAGCAGCCCGTCTGCAGGGCTCCTTAGTTAGGATGGTGCTCTCAGCACTGTATCAACAGCCAAAGAGAAGATTTGTGAAGAAATGATGGTGCAATTATGCTAGGAGCATATGCCAGCTCTGTTACTCATTTAGAATTGGAATTTTTAGAGTTTTCTCTGATCTTGTGTTCTATGGATGTCACTAAGAGATAAGAGCAAAAACGGTGTCAAAGTTCAGAAGAGCTTTCTGAAGTCTTTATTTGCAGGGGCTTTGGAAGCTTGGGTTTACGGACTTCTCTTTATGCACAAAAAAGgtcttaaagagaaaaatgtcGGTTCATGTGATTGGATAGTTGtggcatttttcttctctcatgAATTTCTCCTAAACTCAGAGGCATGCCCACCAAGTCTGAAAAAAAAGGATGCATTTTGCAccagaaagagacagaaatgtgGTAAGGCTTTCTCTTTGTTCTCTGGTGGTTTTCTCTGCTCCTAAACTCCCTGTGTAAGACTTCTCCCTTTAATTTTTACCACTTTTCCTTATTCCTTCATCAGGCACTTGCTTTCCCTTTCAATCCTCTCATCTTACCTAGGTCCTCCTGGGCTGGTGGTAGAGCCCTCCTTGTTTCTTTCTGATCTGGTTTTTATTTCTGGGGTGTTTGGAACTACTCCTTGGAAtcacttctcttcctcctttagaCTGGaggtaaagaaaagagaaatcagaTAATTCTTCAGCACTTCAAATTGTGTTGAGCACTATATTTAATGACTAAATTAAGTTCTTACAACCTTGCAAGATAGTTATTTTTAGCCTCTATTTATACTTGGGGCAATTGAGACAAGATCTCTTTCCTATATCCtgctatatatattttctcttgtaTCCCAGAAACCTGGAATTTGGGAAGGCTATAACCTGAGAGCTGTCTCTAAGGCATGGGAGGAGATTAGGACATCAATAATACATTTGGGGTGCCTTGTGACTCAAAAATAACCCTCTCCTAGCACTCCAAACATACGGGGTCCAGAAAATAATTGCCTTTAATACGCTTAACTCTAAGGTATGTGCAAGTTCAGAACAGGGCAAAAGACAGGGCACTGGGGCAAACCTCTCTAGTTGGTGAAAAATTTTTCCAGTGCCCTTCCTACATCTGGCTTCATACAAGCCTAGGGCAGCCAGAACCCTTAAGTGGTCCTTAAACAGATCTGTCCTCTGTGAATAGTAAAACCCTAGTATATTCTCCTCTTgtgtctcattcattcattcactcatgcattcatccacccattcatATTTTGCAATAATAATTTTTGAGCAGTGCTTTTGGATCAGTCACAATGCTAGGTACTTTTTGTATGTCTCATTCTAAAGTGGCTCTTCTCAGGCACCTCTTTCTCAGAGAAGATCCAATAATTGACCACCTAATTGTGATAATAACTGACAACTTACAGTGGAAGATTTCTCAGAACTGTTTCCATTCTAAATTTGGCTTCATAGTctgaaaaatgaaggagagaaagtAGTGAAATTGTAGCACAAGGTTTAAAAGGGGGGATTACTTTATTTGAGGTGGTTATTTCTGTGACTCTTCATATATTTCTAACATAGTGCACCTCTACTCATGAGAAAGTCTGGCCCCTGACAGGGAAAATTTCCAGGCCTGTCCTTCATGAAAATGCTCTCTGCAAGATTTTCACTCTTTGGCCTTTATAtccaaatgaaaacattttgccATCATTTAAGGAATGTCTACTGCTAAGAAGAGGGACTCTGGAGATGGGTAGAAGGGAAGGGGCCTTTCTTTTTGCTGCCCCATGAAGTTATAATAGGAGATGTAGTTTCTCTGTCTAATATTTCATGGTTTAATTCCTGTCTTTCCAGCATCTTTTGCCAGTGACGTAATATTCTCAGGATGAAGCCAGGAGCCCTTATGGTCACTGTAGCTAGAGCTACACCAGtgagtaaaagaaaaattaaagtaataataTAGAAAATGCAATTCCCACGACTGTAAGTTTTTAGAAATAATATGCACAAttaaacctattttttttttcttttgaaaaccaAGGAAAAAGTTTATATTCAACAGGAATGTTCTTAATGCCCAATCCTTACTCTGACTTTCAAGCTTATTAGTCTACAGCATCACTGGATATGAAATTTTTCCCTTGAATTCTGTGCTACATATTGCTCAACTAGATGAGAAATACAGGTAACTTGGACTTGATTCCAAGAATAGTTTTAATTATGGGTGGTGTTTGGATAGACAGTGAAAGAAAAGTCATATGTCCTTTGAGAAATTCAATGTGTTCTTCTTAGAACAGAACGGGAAAGGTCAGGCTGGCAGAAATCAACAGTATTGACGAGTATCTTGTAATCTGGACTGTGGAGCAGGAAAAGAAGCCAGTAGGTAGTTTACATTTACAGATCATGTCAAAGACTGGCATGAGGGCACAAACAAGAACAGAATCTGAATATATCGCAAATGGATTGTGTTTTCTGAGCATGGAAAATCCCTATTAATTATACAACATCAGTTATACTGCACCTGGAGTATCACTCTGCTGCCAGCCTGTGTCTtgatttttattgaaaattttgtatgctatttaaattttaaaattaatatgataTTTAGGAAACTGATGGAAAATgaatgtcagaaaaataaaatcccaaaccACTCTAATTTTACTCAGTTATCCAACACCTGGTCTTCCTAAATCTTTAACCTTCTCCCTTCCAATGGCCTTTCTTATACCCCACTTTAGCCACCTACCCACCATCATATCTTTGACTTTGTCCTCATTCACTCTTATAGTAGTACCTTTGAAATCTGGATTATAAATGTCTCTAACTAACTACCATCTTCTCTATTTCCCACTTATTTTTTCTAGTTCCAGCATTCCAGCAGTGCTTTGACCACCCTATCATTTTTTCTCTATCCACCTTCCTCCTTGTATCCTCACTTTCTTCCCACACAAAGCTTGTATTTGCAGTTCATCATAACAATACACACATGACAATAGTCTTAACCTCTTTGCTCTTCTTCCGTCTTCTCATTTCTCTGGAAAATTCCAATGCCTATTAACTTCAACTGTCCATTCACTCCAACTTCTCTCTAAGTAGCTGAAGATTGCTAGAGAAAATTGGTGGTTCGTGTTAAATTTCAAATGAGCACTCAACATCGACATAGAATCCGATTTCATTCAAGAAGATTATACCACTTTCTTCTTACTCTGGGAAAACCCAACCAATGTCTTTCTTCACTCTCAGTGAAGGACCccacttaaatatttatataaaaaataaaagcaattggATGGGAACTGCTTCCTTTCCATCACCAAATCAACAGACCCCCAAGCATGTTTGATGGAtgaaataaacccactcccaCCTAAGGCCATACTCTGATTCTGCCCTGAAACCCAAATGCTCTCACTCTCTCAAAGGCAACCATTTCTGCAATTTTCTCTTATTCTGCTTGCAATTTATCCCTGTTTAGTAGATTACTATCAGTGGTTTACAAACATCCTCCAATCGTTTTTCTAAtagaacagcaacaacaataaacaaGCTCCAAGGCActaaagcaaaaacaataaagGTGGACAGGAAGGTGATCTAGGGCTGGGGTCTTGCAGAAAATATTGTCAAAGATTATAGGAAATCTAGAGATTTATTTATGGAAATTTATCATTTCTGAACATGAATTTTTGAATCTACAGGAAACTTTGGAACTGAGAAGAGGGTTAAAACACTTGTTATGTGTTAAGCATAAGAAGAGCTTTCATCCAACTTCTTTCTTACAttccaaagaaaaatatgaaagcagtgaAAAACCACAGTGTTGTCCCTGAGTTCATCCTCCTCGGGCTGTCTGCCGACCCCCACACCCAGGCCCTGCTCTTTGTGCTCTTCCTGGCGATTTACCTCCTGACCCTGATGGGGAACCTGGTGATGCTGCTGGTGATCAGGGCCGATTCtcacctccacacccccatgtactttttcctggGACAACTGTCCTTCCTGGATCTCTGCCATTCTTCTGTCACTGTACCCAAGCTGTTGGAAAATCTACTGTCAGAGAAGAAAACAATCTCAGTAGAAGGCTGCCTGGCTCAAGTCTTCTTTGTGTTTGCCACAGGGGGCACCGAGTCCTGTCTACTGgcagtgatggcctatgaccgctatgttgcCATCAGCTCCCCTCTGCTTTACGGCCAGGTGATGAGTAACCAGCTCTGTGTAGGGCTGGTGTGGGGCTCCTGGGGCTTGGCTTTTCTGGATGCTTCTATCAATATCCTTGTAGCTCTCAATTTAGACTTTTGTGAGGCTCAAAATATCCACCACTTCAGCTGTGAGCTGCCTTCTCTATATCCTCTGTCTTGTTCTGATGTGTCTGCAAGTTTTACTGCCCTGCTTTGCTCCAGCCTCCTGCatttctttggaaatttcctcCTGATCTTTTTCTCCTATGTTCGCATTTTGTCCACCATCCTGAGCATCAGCTCCACCACAGGCAGAAgcaaggccttctccacctgctcctcccacctcacTGCAGTGATCTTCTTTTATGGCTCAGGATTGCTCCGCTATCTCATGCCAAACTCAGGATCCACTCAAGAGTTAATCTTCTCCTTGCAGTACAGCGTGATCACTCCCATGCTGAATCCTCTTATCTACAGCCTAAAGAACAAGGAGGTAAAGGCAgctatgaggagaatgttgaaaaAATGTTTCTAGTGTTTCAGGTAATAGACTACAAAATCAGCATAAAGAATGATGAAAATGGCTAGAACTACAATAAACAGCACCTAGGCATTAAGGGAAATTCCCTGATGTCATGATCCGCAAGATACcgtacacattttatttattaaaaatactaaagaaaaggTAGAGAGCTGTTTTCTTGGGATGGTACCAGTTCAGTTCTAGTCAGAGAAATGTGGCTGGATAAAATATACCTCTTATCtagcatttttttcttacaaaaatgtttaatttacaCAGTATGGTGGACATTGTTATTGCCTGCACAACCTACTTATACCATTCTTCCATTAGCTAGACCCCCACGTGTTCAATATGGTTCCAGAGAGACTGTTAATCACGTTCCCCAACACTCCTCACCTTGGTCATTATTCAGTCCCATCTTCCTGACACAGTGACTGGGTTCAGAAATGAACACAAGCTTAATGCCAGGCATGCCActctctgtgatggtttggaactgtatgtactccagaaaaacgtgttcttaaagttaatccatacctgtgggtgtgaacccattgtaaataagaccttttgatgaggctccttcagttaaggtgtggcccacctaaatcaggatgggtcttaatactattactggagtcctttataagagaatggaatgcagacagagatagaaagtcatggaggcaagaagttgaAATAGAACCCAGagacaagggagagaccaggagacaccaccatgtacactgccatgtgacagaggagccaaggatcaccagcagccagccccagaatgccagacttcaggaagaaagcattgccttgatgacaccttgatttgaactttttcccagcctcaaacagtgagcaaataaattctcattgtttgaCCCTacccatttcatgttatttgttTGAGAACTCTAGGGAACTAAAACACTTAGGAATTTTAATCTTGACGAGAGATTCAGAGAGCAGAGATCAGCCATTCTGGTTGCAGCCTATCCAAGTGCCCCTGCTGAGAAGATCCCTAAATTTATCCCCAATTCTGTCCTTCTAAGAccatatttataaaacaaatcatattgAGAACACATTTATTAAATAGTTGCATCATTTCAGGCATCTTTATTTTGATttcagagaagaggaaaatgagtCAGAGAGGTAAGTTGCAGGGTTCGAATCCTCAAGTCAATTTTCTTTACCACTGCAATTCTCCGCCTCTCATCTTGATGCTGTGAGTTACCCTGGACTCAGTTCATGAATTTACTTTTTAATgctttattattgcttttttgttgttactttgctttattttgctttgctttgttttgcttaagTCAGAGTTAGATTCTGTCATTTGCAAGGAAAGGATGTAAAAGATATATATTGCTACCACAATGGAATTGCAGGTGCCTTTTCAAAGAAAATTgggatattttaaattgtttcttgCTCCTAGGAATGTCCAATAGAAACTACAAATAACATATTTGTTTATCCTGCTTCAAACCATTTACCTGGTATCCAACATACTTCCAGCTGCAAGGGGGCCCAGGCTCATACGCCCTGCCACCAGACAAGCAGCTCTGCCACTCGGCTCTAAAAGATCCTGCAGAAATGCAAGAACACAGGAGAGCCCATAAGAGAGCATGTGCAGGACTGGAAAACTCTTAAGAGGAAATCAGCAGACTTGCAGTAAGGGCCCCTTATGTTAAGGAACGCAGTTGGATGGTTAGTGAGAAAGTGGTTTGGGAAAGGCATGTGGTTAACATTTTTATGGTAAAAAACTATTAGTTCTTTCTGAAATTAcctttaaattttacttatttacaaGCTGTCAACTTCCCTCTTCCCCTTCGCCATCCACTCTCCAAAAGCAGAGAATGTAAACTCAAAGAGCAAGGATATTTTCTGGCACTGTCACTACATTTCCAACAATATTAAAATAGCTTTAAATATGCTTGTTGCAcagtaaatatatgttgaatgccTAAGTTGAGGGCCAAGAAACTGAGACTATATCTAGGAGGATGAATTCTCACCGGAGGGGCCGCATTgtcaagcatttaaaaatagttaagtgACTAAAATAGTCTACCTTGCGAATGCCAACATCTGCCTTCCTTGTCAACCTCGTTCTGGTCCATGGACTCAAAAACAGTGAGGCCATGGCTGGGCAAGTTCTTGCAAAGGATCAATAGCAACAATTCACCATGGCTGGTTTGCTGTTGTTGGTTGTGAAAGTTACTCTGATAACTGTTGCACACACTAAATAccttctattttttgtttctattgtgaatggaattttaaaaattcaattatatttgctttacttggttatttctagtatataggaacactgTGGATTTTTGTATGTCAGTCTTATATTTGTCAACTATGCTAAATTATCTTCCTAGTTCCAATGATTCATTTGTAGATtctattagatttttttaattacatcttATTATCTtccaaaaagggaaatatttttgttttgtttttttctattcaatttttataaatctcATTATTTAATGAAGTCAGTGGCCAGGACCTCTAGTTCAGATATATTTTGGGGGATTGAGAAGAAAGTCTATCACGTTTTagcattaagtatgatgtttgctcTGTTTTTAATCAATAATTTTAACTAGTTAAATGAGCTCTTTTTAATCATACTTTGCAAAAAAATTGTGtgggattttatcaaatgctttttctacttCTATTGGGGGCCAGaaacttttctcttttgttcactaCTACATAGTGCCTGTTACATAGTAGATgtgcaataaatttctgttgagtaaaaatttattgaaatgttCATATGGATCTTATTTAATTTGGTAGTGACAAATTACATCAGTAGGTGTTCTCATGTTGAAGAATTCCTTCATTCCTGGAATCACCCTACTTAGGTAgaattttaaaatggtgaattaacTTAGGAGTTTCCAACTATGTCCATGAGATTAGTATAGACTTTTTCTTGCACTCATTTGATCTTTTCTTTAACAAcatactgagatataattcacacataaCCAGAAAATTCACTCATTCAGAGTGTACAGCTGAATGGTGTCTAGCACATTCACAGAGTCATGCAGCCATTGCTACCACCCAACCCTGGAACATTTTTATGACAGTATAAAGAAACACCATACACATTATCAGTCATTTGCCATCTCCCACCCCAACCCAGACCTAATCTACcttctatctctatagatttccctattctgaACATGTGACCTTGATATCAATAGCATACTTtctttcatctttgtattttcttaaaatctttgcataaaaaaagaaattatagctttcctgaagatttttaaaaattcaccttTAAAAATCTTGGcacttctgtcttttatttatttatttattttggttgaGGAAAAATTCTGACAccaatttaattcttttaatgattaTTGGCATATTTGGGTTTTGTATTTATTCATGAATCAATTGTGGTTATTTGCAATTTTTGGCACTATTATCCATttgatgttttaaatttcattgctATTTTATTACTTAagatattctttataattttcttggtattttattaggaaaattttcaaacaaatttgATATAGGAAAGCTGTAAGAATGTTACAGTGAAAACCCATATAACTATTTAACTTCATATGCTTTATTGCATACAGacccatctatccattcatcaatccacataaattttagttcaattttattgagatatattcacatatcatacaatcatacaaagtgcacaatcagttgttcacagtagcatcacatagttgtgcattcatcaccccaatccattttttgaacattttccttgtaccagaaaaagtgaaaataagaatttaaaaaaagtaaaaaaatcatcccccctcccatcctatttttcatttagttttttgtccccatttttctactcatccatccatacactggataaagggagtgtgatccacaagtctttcacaatcacaatgtcaccccttgtaagctacgttact
Above is a window of Choloepus didactylus isolate mChoDid1 chromosome 8, mChoDid1.pri, whole genome shotgun sequence DNA encoding:
- the LOC119543138 gene encoding olfactory receptor 8S1-like, translated to MGNLVMLLVIRADSHLHTPMYFFLGQLSFLDLCHSSVTVPKLLENLLSEKKTISVEGCLAQVFFVFATGGTESCLLAVMAYDRYVAISSPLLYGQVMSNQLCVGLVWGSWGLAFLDASINILVALNLDFCEAQNIHHFSCELPSLYPLSCSDVSASFTALLCSSLLHFFGNFLLIFFSYVRILSTILSISSTTGRSKAFSTCSSHLTAVIFFYGSGLLRYLMPNSGSTQELIFSLQYSVITPMLNPLIYSLKNKEVKAAMRRMLKKCF